CGCTTTGATCATCTGCTGACCATCATGAACCGTGAGTGACATGGGTTTCTGGCAATAGACGTCTTTGCCGGCTTCACAGGCTTTGACAGTCGCCAAGGCATGCCAATGATCGGGCAGAGTGATCATGACGGCATCGATGTCTTCGCGTGCCAGAACATCGCGAAAGTCACTGTAGGCATCACATCCCTGGTACTTTCCCGATCGCACCTTATTGGCATAGTACTGATTTACTTTTTTCTGAGCGGGATCGCGTCCCAGAAAATGTTCCTTACGAGCATAGCCACCACTGGCTTTGTTGACGTCGCAGACGGCAACCACCTGGGCATCAGCAAGCCGCAACATGCCGGGCAGGTCGGCACGGCTCTGATTTCCACAACCAATCTGGGCAATGTTGATGCGGTTACTGGGGGCATTCGCACCAAAGACAGAACTGGGCACGATGGTCGGCACCATAAAAGCAGTACTGGCGGCCGCAATAAAGTCACGTCGCGTCAGCTTGCTGCTCTTATTCTCAGGGGGGAGATTTTTATTTTGCATTTCGGAGCACTCTCTTTGAGATTGAGTTTGGGACCGGTTAAAGTATGGACTCTACAATAAAACAGTCTCTATTTTCACCATATCATTTCAGGCATTGTTAATGCTATCAAAAGCTAGCCTGTGCCGACCTTTTTATCCAAGATTCCCGATATGGATTGAGTCTGAAGTTCCCCAGAAATAGTGGGCGCTGGAATTAGGTTATACTGCCTGCTGAAACATTTCGGGACTCTGATAGCCCAGAGATGAATGGAGCCTTTCACCATTGTAGAACACTTCGATGTACTCGAAGATACTGTGACGGGCTGATGCCCGTGTCTCGTATTTCTGGCGATGAATCAGCTCTTTCTTGAGCGTTGCAAAGCAGCTTTCCATCACGGCATTGTCCGAACAGTCTCCTGACAGGCCCCCTGAAAAACGGAGTAAATTAGAAAACAATATCGCAACCTTTATTTTCATCGGAGCGAATGTTGCAGGAGCAGTATGTTTTGAACTGATCACTCCGGGATGAATATAGACAAGATAAAATACCATTCTTTTTTCAGTATTTTTAAATTCTTTCGATCAAATAAGTAGATCGGATTTATGTCCAACTTAATTCGAGAACTGGCCAACTTCAGCTGTCTGCTTTTCACCAGTTTCTGTTTCTGGAAAGTAGAGAAAGGTTGATTGCTGGTTCCGACAATCAGAGACTGCTCTCAGCAGAGGCACGGCAGTACATCCTCCCTGACCACTTACACGGGTGGTGAAGACGCCACTTTATCATTGCTCGTGCCCGGGATACCCATTGTGAATCCAGGCTTCTCCCTCTGCCGCTGGAAACCGTTCCTGTTCCGCTGAACGATTTTCAGCTACGGCGTTGCGTTGCCTTTTCATACAATGACGCGTCTGGATGCTGGAACTGAGTGGTAGATCACATCGGAGGAATCTGAACCGCAGGCAACGTTCCCCTTGTGGTACGAGGCAGGGGCGTCGCTGACCTGGTCTGTTTCTCTGTCAGTTTCCAACTGGCCGCGCTTGGTCTGAATTGCATGCGGGCGGTCCCTTGTTTCTGGTTGGGCGTTCTAAAGTTGGTCATGTTGGTTTTAAATTTTGTGAATCGGCGTGGGGGAGTCAAGTGGAATGGGTGTGTTGACCTGCTCTGAGTGTTCAGTGAAGAGGCTTGAGTCTGCTGTGAATTACTCTGAATGTGCTCCGAAATGATTTGAATATGTACGAGAAATTGAGAACCGGTTCATTTTGTTCCGGTGAAAAGCGGGAAAAATCGACGGCGATTCAGGTGCTTCTGAGTCACAAGTGGGACAGGTTCCAGTGCACGCATCATTCGCCTCGCGCGCGAAGCAGAATTACAAAAGAATACGATTCGGAAAGTGCCGATCAAGTGCAATTTGTTCCGTTCCAGAGACAGAACTGCACTGGAAATCGGGAAGGGGTTGCATGCAAATGCTGATCAAAGAGAGTCTAGGAAGGGAAGGTTGCCATAAGAGGATCGCGGGGGCTGTGGGAAAAGAAAAACGGCTGCCCACTTTGGTGAGCAGCCGTTGGAGTGGAGGCGGGACTAACGCTTTGGGGATTCCTGAATCGGACACAGTCGGACAACGAATCGGACATCATGTCGGACAGGAAATTATCGTGATCGTAGATCCGATAGCAGTCATGAGAGCAGCGGAAGGTTATTTATTGTGAATGGTGTCATTCAAGGGGACAGGTTAACTGCTCTGGATATTGGGAAGGGGAATCTGCAAACTCAGATTAAAAGGACTGAAAAAAGGGGAAAGCATCGTGAGAGAGAGCAAGTGGGGAATGTGATTGAAAAGCTGGTGAAACGCTCTGAATATTCACAGTAGGGAATTGCAGCTGATCGATGTAAAACAGGTTTCAGTTTTACATGGGCTTCTATTTATTGTAAAACAGATTGAGTGATTGATGATTTCCGAGAGGCTGCAAACAGCGAGTAGAAATTACGAATCAGGGTTATTAATTTCAGCGGAATCAGGTGTGTTTTACGATTGTTATTGTGAGCAGCGGAATTTTATTCTGGCGTGTCTTGTCACGCTGTCTGGATGGGGATGCTTACCCGGTGAAGCAACTGCAGAGACGCCTCGTAAGATTTTAAAAGAGGCTGGAATCACCCCCAACACTGGTAAAACGCTTCCGCTGGAGACGGTTTTTACAGATCATACCGGTCAGGAACTTACTATTCGTACAGCGCTGGGGCAGCAGCCCACCGTGCTGTGTCTGGTCTATTTTGACTGTCCGATGCTCTGTAAACTTTCAGCAGATGGTTTGGTGCGAGCGGCCAATGAATTACCGGAGACCGTGGGTGAGGATTACCGGGTGCTGCTGGTCAGTTTCAATCCGCAGGACACACCTGAGAAAGCAGCCCGGGCGCGACAGCGACTGATTCAGAAATACGATCGAACACCAGGAGGCGAAGGCTGGTCCTGTCTTACCGGGTCTCAGTCCGAAATTGATCGACTGACCGGCGCTGTCGGGTTTAAGGCACGCTGGGATGAAGAACTGCAGCAGTATGCGCATGCCAGCGGTCTGGTGTTACTCTCCGGCGAGGGAGTGATCACCGGCTACCTGGATGGGGTCAGTTATGCACCTCGTGAACTGTCCCGGGCAATCGACGCCGCCCGACAGTCGGAGGTGACGCAGCCTTCCACGAATTCGTTTCTGACCTGTTATTTATACGATCCGACGACGGGACGCTTGGGCAGCGCAGTCCAGTGGGCCATTCGTATTCTGGGAGGACTTACGCTCATTGGACTGGTGTGGCTGGTGTGGCGTCTTCAGCAGGGGAGTCAAGCAGAGAGCAGCCCGGACTGAGTCAGTCCGTTTCTGCAGGGGAAACGTGATCACTGGCAGAATAATGGGTCGCTGGTTCCAGGCCTGGTTCAATTGTCTCTTCCAGACCTCGCGTTCGGTAATCAGTCATGACTCCCAGAATAGCGAAGGCCAGCCACAAGACACCCGCAATTGCAGTCAAACGCAGCACACTGACGCCCCATCTTAAATTCATAAATACAGATACGATCAGCAGTGTTTTCAGAACTGCGATGGTGAGACCGGCGATCAGATGCGCTGCTCCCAGAGGCAGTTGAAACAGCCCCACGGTCAGAAGCAGCAGGGCCATGAGCAGCACGCAGGTCCAGACCAGTTGCGGTGTCGAGGCGTGTCGGTCTGAATGAGTTGTTGTCTCCTTTGGCATGATGTCAATTGCTCGCTTAGAATGTGTTTTTTAAACAGAGAGAATTTTTCAGACCAGATAAAACAGCGGAAACAGAAAGACCCAGATAATATCCACAAAGTGCCAGTACAGGCCGATCACGGTCAACTGATTTTTGAGCTGAGCGGGAGCTTTCGTATTATGGAACCAGATTGCCAGCCCGATTACGAGGCTGATTCCAATGAGCATATGAAGGGCATGCAGACCTGTCATACAGAAAAAGAGTACGAAGAAAATCTCGGTGGAGCGGCCCGACAAGGGGGCAGCCTGTTTTGCCGGCCATTCGAATTCGTCTCCCGGAAAGAGGTTATGACCGATGAGATCGTGGTACTCATAAAACTCCAGGCTCAAAAACAGAACACCTAATCCTGCCGTGATCAGCAGATTCCAGAAGACCTGACGATAATGATCCTGCTCAAAGACCTCTTCCGAGATTGCGACCAGCAGACTGCCCAGCAGCAGAAATCCTGTCATGACGGCTCCCGACCAGATCGCCAGATGTTTGCTGCCCGCCTGGAAGGCTGCAGGGTACTCGTAGCGATAAACGGTATATGCGACAAACAGGCCTCCAAAGAACAATACTTCAGTAGCCAGGAAGATCCACATCCCCAGTAGAGCCGCCGAGTGCTCTTGTTCGCTGTTGTCAAATTGCATGGCAACTAAAGTCGCGTTTTTATTCATGGCTGACTCAGTTTCCTGTCCGTGTTTTCAAGTGATTCGGCTCCCGTTGTGCTGTATTGATAAGCGGGTTCTGTTACGCGAGGCGGATCCTTGAAATTGTGCTCCGGAGGGGGAGATGTGGTAGTCCATTCCAGTCCGGTAGCCTGCCAGGGGTTACTGTCGGACCGTTGACCATATTTTAGTGACCAGAGCAGATAGAGCAGGGGAAGTAGATATCCGATGCCCAGGATCGAAGCGCCGAGTGTGCTCATGACATGAAAGACCTGGAATTCGCCGGGGTAGGTGTGATAGCGTCGTGGATTTCCCAGGTAGCCCAGAATAAACTGGGGAAAGAAAGTCATGTTGAAACCGGCAAAGACGATCAGTGCATTGATGCGTCCCAGCCATTCCGAATAGAGTCGTCCCGTCATTTTTGGCCACCAGAAGTGCAGGCCCCCCAGATAGGCCATGACCATCCCCCCCACCATGATGTAATGAAAATGAGCGATGATGAAATAGGTGTCGTGTACGTGCACGTCGAAAGCCAATGTCGCCAGGCAGATGCCGGTCAGACCGCCAATTGTAAACAGACCTATGAAACCCAGCGCATAGAGCATGGGGGTAGATAGTGAAATACGTCCCTTATAAAGTGTGGCAGTCCAGTTGAAGACTTTGACAGCAGAGGGAACCGCAACCAGCATGCTCAGCAGTGAGAAAAACAATCCTGCATATAAGGACTGTCCGCTGACGAACATGTGATGTCCCCAGACCAGAAAGCCCAGGATCGCGATCGCCAGGCTTGCCATGGCGATGAATTCGTATCCAAAAATCCGCTTGCGGGCGAAGCAGGGAATGATTTCACTGATGACTCCCATGCCAGGCAGAATCATGATGTACACCGCAGGATGTGAGTAAAACCAGAACAGATGCTGGAATAACAGCGGATCCCCGCCGATTCCCGGATCAAAAACCCCGACTCCCAGTAGCCGCTCGACGGCCATCAGCGCTAGCGTCACCGCCAGAACGGGAGTGGCCAGCACCATGATCAGACTGGTGGCATACGTCGACCAGATAAACAGTGGCAGTCGGAACCATTTCATTCCGGGACAACGCATGGTGTGTATCGTTACGATAAAGTTCAGGCCGGTGAGGATGGATGAAAAACCCGTTATAAAGACGCCGGTCGCCGCCAGGATCACATGCGAATTGGCGTAGGTGCTGCTGTAGGGCGTGTAGAATGTCCAGCCTGTATCCACGCCGCCGGCAATCACGACATACAGCGTAAACAGTCCCCCTGCTATGAACAGGTACCAGCTCAGCAGGTTCAAGCGGGGGAAGGCGAGATCGCGGGCGCCAATCATCAGCGGGACCAGAAAATTCCCCAGTACATTGGGTACCGCGGGGATCAGGAAAAACCAGACCATGATAATCCCATGCAGGGAAAACAAACGATTATAGGTATCGGCTGAGAGTAGATCGCCCTGTGGTGTAATCAGTTCCAGACGAAACAGCACTGCAGCTGCTCCGCCGACAAAAAAGAAGAATGTCAGCGAGAGCATATACAGAATGGCAATCCGTTTGTGATCCAGGGTGATTAACCAGGATCGCAAAGTCGTGCCTTGATTTAAATAGGATTGATTCGTGGTCATTTGATTGATTCACGTTCGTAGTCTGTGAGCGGTCTGGTTTTATTTACTGTTCATCCTGTGTTGACGTATTTTGATTGCGAGTCATGACCGACTTATTGTTCTCTGAAGCAGGGATCGGCCCGCTGACATTAGCAATCGATTTCAGGTACGCGGTGATCTGCAGGATCTGCTCCGGAGTCAGACGCGACTGATAGCTGGGCATCAGCTTTTCATAGCCTTTGTGAATCTGTAATTGGGGATTCACGATCGCATTGCGGATAAAGCGGGCATCTGCTTCGACGGTTTCACCGCTGTCAATTCGAACCTGGCTGCCATACAGGCCAGCCAGCGGAGGCCCGCTGCGATTTCCTTCGACCGAATCGTGACACTGCAGACACCCGAAAGCGGTCAGATGTCGTCTTCCCTGTTGTTCAGGGGAAAGTTTATCCCCTGCGGCCAGCCATTGTTCATACTCTTCGGGTGACTGGACGACAACGGTACCCCGCATCGCGGAATGACTGGTGCCGCAATATTCCGCACAAAACAAATGATAAATACCGGTTTTTGTGGGGCGAAACCAGAGCGTTGTGTAACGGGCCGGCAGGACATCCTGTTTCGTACGGAAGGCAGGCACAAAGAAACTGTGAATCACATCTTCCGAGATCATAGTGAGGCGCACGGGTTGACCGACGGGCACGTGTAACTGATTGATTTCCCGTCTCCCCTGCTCATGGCCGATTTTCCACATCCACTGCTTGGCAACGACATAGACGTTTGTCGTGTCAGCAGGGGGCTGATGACCTCGAACATAGACTGCAGCCCCCCAGCCGAAAAAGATCAGCAGGATCAGCAGGGGAACGATCGTCCAGCCGATTTCAACAGCGATATGATGACGTTCCATCCAGCCGGAACTCCGGTTGACTTCTCGGGTGTGGTAATACCGCACTACAAAATAAAACAGGGCGACTGCAATTCCTAAAGAAAACAGAGTCGAAACTCCCAAGAGCGCCAGCGCCAGTAGATCGATCTCACTTCCCCCACTTGAGGCAATTTCGGGCAGTAAGCGAAATGAGGTGTTCATGGCTGCTGATCCCCCGACTGCTGATCTGTATCTTCAGGAAATGCCTGCAGACCCTGTTCA
The genomic region above belongs to Gimesia chilikensis and contains:
- a CDS encoding cytochrome c oxidase subunit 3; translation: MNKNATLVAMQFDNSEQEHSAALLGMWIFLATEVLFFGGLFVAYTVYRYEYPAAFQAGSKHLAIWSGAVMTGFLLLGSLLVAISEEVFEQDHYRQVFWNLLITAGLGVLFLSLEFYEYHDLIGHNLFPGDEFEWPAKQAAPLSGRSTEIFFVLFFCMTGLHALHMLIGISLVIGLAIWFHNTKAPAQLKNQLTVIGLYWHFVDIIWVFLFPLFYLV
- a CDS encoding cytochrome C oxidase subunit IV family protein, whose product is MPKETTTHSDRHASTPQLVWTCVLLMALLLLTVGLFQLPLGAAHLIAGLTIAVLKTLLIVSVFMNLRWGVSVLRLTAIAGVLWLAFAILGVMTDYRTRGLEETIEPGLEPATHYSASDHVSPAETD
- a CDS encoding SCO family protein — protein: MFYDCYCEQRNFILACLVTLSGWGCLPGEATAETPRKILKEAGITPNTGKTLPLETVFTDHTGQELTIRTALGQQPTVLCLVYFDCPMLCKLSADGLVRAANELPETVGEDYRVLLVSFNPQDTPEKAARARQRLIQKYDRTPGGEGWSCLTGSQSEIDRLTGAVGFKARWDEELQQYAHASGLVLLSGEGVITGYLDGVSYAPRELSRAIDAARQSEVTQPSTNSFLTCYLYDPTTGRLGSAVQWAIRILGGLTLIGLVWLVWRLQQGSQAESSPD
- the ctaD gene encoding cytochrome c oxidase subunit I; protein product: MTTNQSYLNQGTTLRSWLITLDHKRIAILYMLSLTFFFFVGGAAAVLFRLELITPQGDLLSADTYNRLFSLHGIIMVWFFLIPAVPNVLGNFLVPLMIGARDLAFPRLNLLSWYLFIAGGLFTLYVVIAGGVDTGWTFYTPYSSTYANSHVILAATGVFITGFSSILTGLNFIVTIHTMRCPGMKWFRLPLFIWSTYATSLIMVLATPVLAVTLALMAVERLLGVGVFDPGIGGDPLLFQHLFWFYSHPAVYIMILPGMGVISEIIPCFARKRIFGYEFIAMASLAIAILGFLVWGHHMFVSGQSLYAGLFFSLLSMLVAVPSAVKVFNWTATLYKGRISLSTPMLYALGFIGLFTIGGLTGICLATLAFDVHVHDTYFIIAHFHYIMVGGMVMAYLGGLHFWWPKMTGRLYSEWLGRINALIVFAGFNMTFFPQFILGYLGNPRRYHTYPGEFQVFHVMSTLGASILGIGYLLPLLYLLWSLKYGQRSDSNPWQATGLEWTTTSPPPEHNFKDPPRVTEPAYQYSTTGAESLENTDRKLSQP
- the coxB gene encoding cytochrome c oxidase subunit II, yielding MNTSFRLLPEIASSGGSEIDLLALALLGVSTLFSLGIAVALFYFVVRYYHTREVNRSSGWMERHHIAVEIGWTIVPLLILLIFFGWGAAVYVRGHQPPADTTNVYVVAKQWMWKIGHEQGRREINQLHVPVGQPVRLTMISEDVIHSFFVPAFRTKQDVLPARYTTLWFRPTKTGIYHLFCAEYCGTSHSAMRGTVVVQSPEEYEQWLAAGDKLSPEQQGRRHLTAFGCLQCHDSVEGNRSGPPLAGLYGSQVRIDSGETVEADARFIRNAIVNPQLQIHKGYEKLMPSYQSRLTPEQILQITAYLKSIANVSGPIPASENNKSVMTRNQNTSTQDEQ